CCATGATGAGATACTCAGGAGCCCATAATCATAAAAGACCACCATGGACATCCAAAATAAAAACCGAATCGAAGAACTCCGCAAACTCCTCCATTACCACAACTACCGCTATTACGTCCTGGATGATCCGGAGATCTCCGATGCCCAGTACGACCGGTTGCTTCGGGAACTGGAAGAATTAGAGGGCCAGCACCCCGAACTGATCACCCCGGATTCGCCTACCCAACGGGTGGGGGCTCAACCACTGAGCAAATTTCAGACCGTGGCCCATTCCATCCCCATGCTCAGTCTGGAGAATGGGTTCGATTTTGATGAAGTCCTGGAATTTGATCAGCGCATTAAGCGCTTTTTAAAAAGCGATCAGGAAATTAATTATACGGCCGAACCAAAAATCGACGGTCTGGCCATCGAACTGATTTATGAAGATGGGGTTCTGGTCCAATCTTCCACCCGGGGGGACGGATTTATGGGAGAAGACGTCACCCTCAATGTGCGGACCATCCACGCCATTCCGTTGAGACTCCTGGCCGCCAAGGTCCCTCCTCCGAACCGTCTGGAGGTGCGCGGCGAGGTCTACATGAAGCTCAAAGATTTCAAAGAATATAACCGCCGAAGAGAACAACAGGGAGAGGCCCCCTTTGCCAATCCGAGAAATGCCTCCGCCGGATCGCTACGCCAGTTGGACCCCAAGATAACCGCCCAGCGGCCGCTACATTTTTTTGCCTACGGCCTGGGATTGGTGACGGGGCAGACCTTTTCCAGCCAGTGGGAGGTCCTCCAAACCCTGCCGAACTGGGGGCTGCCTGTCAACCCCCATACCCGACGATTTCCGGGGATTAAGAAGTGTCTGGACTTTTGTGAAGAGATAGAGGCCCGTCGCCATACTTTGCCCTACGAAATTGACGGGGTGGTCCTTAAGGTCGACTCCCTTGTCCTTCAGGCGCGGTTAGGGATCAAATCAAGAAGTCCCCGTTGGGCTTTGGCTTATAAATTCCAGCCCTCTCAGGAAACAACCAGGATCTTAAACATCGATGTCCAGGTAGGCAGGACCGGGACCCTGACCCCGGTGGCCCACCTGGATCCGGTTATGGTCGGTGGGGTTGAGGTCAGCCGGGCCACCCTTCATAATCAGGATGAGATCGAACGGAAAGATGTCCGGATCGGAGACACCGTGGTCATCCAGCGGGCCGGGGAGGTCATACCGGAAGTGGTTAAAGTCATTACTTCGGTCCGTAAAGATCTGGAAAAACCCTTCTCCATGCCAACGCAGTGCCCCGTCTGCAACGCCCCGGTGATACGCCTGCCCGGTGAAGCGGCCCACCGTTGTTCCAATCCCAACTGCCCGGCCCAAATCAAAGAATCCATCCGGCATTTTGCCTCCAAAGGGGCCATGGACATTGAGGGGATGGGGGAAAAGTTAATCAACCAATTGGTGGATAAAGGCTTGATCCAGGATTATGGAGACCTCTATTATCTCTCAAAGGATATCCTGATATCCCTGGAGCGCCTGGCCGAAAAATCATCCGACAACCTGACCCAGGCCCTGGAAAGAAGCAAACAGACCACCCTGGGCAGATTCATCTATGCCCTGGGAATCCGCCATGTAGGAGATCATCTGTCCGGATTACTGGCCGGCTATTTCGGATCCTTGAAGGCATTGATGGATGTGACCGAAGAAGACCTGTTAACCGTTCGGGAGGTCGGTCCCCAGGTAGCCCGTAGTATCCGGGCCTTTTTTGATGCCCCGCAGAATAGAAAGGTAGTTGAAAAGATTCTGACGGCCGGGATAAAAATCAAAGAAGGAAAAACCGTCGGACCGAAGCCTCTAAATGGTCGAACCTTTGTTCTCACCGGCCGGTTAGAGGGGTTGACCCGGGATCAGGCCAAAGAAAGAATCGAGGCTTTAGGGGGAAAAACGGCCAGTCAGGTGAGCGGCAAAGTCGACTACCTGATTGTCGGGGAAGACCCCGGCTCCAAGCTTGATAAGGCCAGGGAATTAAGGATAGCCACCTTGACGGAAAAAGAATTTTTGCAATTGATAGAAAAAAGCGATTAATAAAAAAATAACGTTACAGGTTACAGGTTACGGGTTACGGGTTTAAAACCAACCTTGAACCCTGTCCCTTGCCCATAGCCTATCGCCTGAAAAAATTTTCATGATTCGTGGTGCCCCCTGGGGCAAGAGGGTATATCTATGGAAAACATTTCGGCCCAGGTGATTATTCACGGATGGGTTCAAGGGGTTTACTTCCGGGCTTATACCCGGGATCAAGCCCGACTGCTGGGTCTTACAGGCTGGGTTCGAAATCGCCGGGACGGGTCCGTGGAGGCTTATTTCGAGGGAACCAAAGAAAAAGTGGAAGGCATGGTCGCCTGGTGCCACCAGGGGTCCCCTTCTTCTCAAGTTGAACGCGTCGAGGTCCATTACGGACCGTATAGCGGGACCTTTGATTCGTTCCAGATCCGATACAATTAAAGATAAATTTTTAGCTTTTTCCTTCCCGTACAAACCTCTCCCCTTCTTCAAGGGCGGCAGTGTTGATGGGAATCATCTTGTGGTAGCGTTTATCCAGGGCCCGGGAAAAGGCCCTGACCACGGCTTCCTTTGTAA
This Deltaproteobacteria bacterium DNA region includes the following protein-coding sequences:
- the ligA gene encoding NAD-dependent DNA ligase LigA — protein: MDIQNKNRIEELRKLLHYHNYRYYVLDDPEISDAQYDRLLRELEELEGQHPELITPDSPTQRVGAQPLSKFQTVAHSIPMLSLENGFDFDEVLEFDQRIKRFLKSDQEINYTAEPKIDGLAIELIYEDGVLVQSSTRGDGFMGEDVTLNVRTIHAIPLRLLAAKVPPPNRLEVRGEVYMKLKDFKEYNRRREQQGEAPFANPRNASAGSLRQLDPKITAQRPLHFFAYGLGLVTGQTFSSQWEVLQTLPNWGLPVNPHTRRFPGIKKCLDFCEEIEARRHTLPYEIDGVVLKVDSLVLQARLGIKSRSPRWALAYKFQPSQETTRILNIDVQVGRTGTLTPVAHLDPVMVGGVEVSRATLHNQDEIERKDVRIGDTVVIQRAGEVIPEVVKVITSVRKDLEKPFSMPTQCPVCNAPVIRLPGEAAHRCSNPNCPAQIKESIRHFASKGAMDIEGMGEKLINQLVDKGLIQDYGDLYYLSKDILISLERLAEKSSDNLTQALERSKQTTLGRFIYALGIRHVGDHLSGLLAGYFGSLKALMDVTEEDLLTVREVGPQVARSIRAFFDAPQNRKVVEKILTAGIKIKEGKTVGPKPLNGRTFVLTGRLEGLTRDQAKERIEALGGKTASQVSGKVDYLIVGEDPGSKLDKARELRIATLTEKEFLQLIEKSD
- a CDS encoding acylphosphatase, with the translated sequence MENISAQVIIHGWVQGVYFRAYTRDQARLLGLTGWVRNRRDGSVEAYFEGTKEKVEGMVAWCHQGSPSSQVERVEVHYGPYSGTFDSFQIRYN